One genomic segment of Pseudomonas fortuita includes these proteins:
- a CDS encoding acyl-CoA dehydrogenase family protein: protein MSLVYSEEQRLLADSAREFLAARSPVAAQRRLRDEASVPGYDPQLWQEAVGLGWSGIPFPEALGGLEFGCMGLGPIFEAMGRNLSASPLLSSVVLGGSLIHLAGGAAQHDQWLTAVISGERRLALALDEKPRHAPEHTALTATAEAGGYRLDGEKFFVIDGLGADAYLVAARTSGRAGEKQGISAFLIPANTPGLQVSALTLIDSRNCARLRLSAVQVGSEALLGTLGGAWSVLDEALDRGRACLAAELLGAAEQLFAMTLEYLKTRVQFDVPIGSFQALQHRAARLHVELQLARSAVMAALAALDDNALSAAERGRLVSLGKWKAGEVAAQVSNEAVQMHGGIGVTDELDVGLYLKRIRVAQACLGDSDFQCARYAAFASLES, encoded by the coding sequence ATGAGTCTGGTGTATAGCGAAGAGCAACGCCTGTTGGCCGACAGCGCCCGCGAATTTCTCGCGGCGCGCAGCCCGGTGGCGGCGCAGCGGCGCCTGCGCGACGAGGCAAGCGTGCCAGGGTATGACCCGCAGCTGTGGCAAGAAGCCGTGGGTCTGGGCTGGAGTGGCATTCCATTTCCCGAGGCGTTGGGCGGGCTTGAATTCGGCTGCATGGGCCTGGGGCCGATTTTCGAGGCCATGGGCAGAAACCTCTCGGCTTCACCCTTGTTGTCCAGTGTGGTACTCGGTGGCTCGCTGATCCATCTGGCTGGCGGCGCGGCGCAACACGACCAGTGGCTGACGGCGGTGATCAGTGGCGAGCGGCGCCTGGCCCTGGCACTGGATGAAAAACCGCGCCATGCCCCTGAGCACACGGCACTGACGGCGACGGCCGAGGCTGGTGGTTATCGTCTGGATGGCGAGAAATTCTTCGTCATCGATGGCCTGGGCGCCGATGCCTACCTGGTAGCGGCGCGCACCAGTGGCCGCGCGGGTGAGAAGCAGGGCATCAGTGCATTCCTGATCCCGGCGAACACCCCGGGCTTGCAGGTCAGCGCATTGACGCTGATCGACTCGCGCAATTGCGCGCGGCTGCGTCTGAGTGCCGTGCAAGTGGGCAGCGAAGCTTTGCTCGGTACGCTCGGTGGGGCTTGGTCGGTGCTGGACGAGGCGCTGGACCGGGGACGTGCTTGCCTGGCCGCCGAGTTGCTCGGCGCTGCCGAGCAACTGTTTGCCATGACCCTGGAATACCTCAAGACCCGCGTGCAGTTCGATGTCCCCATCGGTTCGTTCCAGGCCCTGCAACATCGGGCCGCGCGCTTGCATGTGGAGTTGCAGCTGGCCCGCAGCGCGGTGATGGCGGCGTTGGCCGCACTCGATGACAACGCGTTGAGCGCGGCCGAGCGCGGGCGGCTGGTGAGCCTGGGCAAATGGAAGGCCGGCGAGGTGGCCGCCCAGGTCAGCAATGAGGCGGTACAGATGCACGGTGGCATCGGTGTCACCGATGAGCTGGACGTCGGCCTTTACCTCAAGCGGATTCGCGTGGCCCAGGCGTGCCTGGGTGACAGTGACTTCCAGTGCGCGCGCTACGCCGCTTTCGCGTCTTTGGAGAGCTAA
- a CDS encoding oxidoreductase: protein MTKLSHLLAPGRIGPLQLRNRIIMAPMGSNFAESDGHCGERIQAYYEARAEGGAGLLIMGVCAVAFPAGTAEPYQVGVSSDEFIPGLAQLAERVHRHGTKIAMQLQHAGKNAIRDMAAGRPLWVPSLPPASTSDMMQVLTPEELASFVSAVRGRKGRIEMRVMDQDDIAQMVEWFAAAAERAHRAGFDGVEIHAAHNYIIAGFLSPYYNRREDAYGGTVENRARLLLEVLAAIRTRVGTGFGVWLRLDAEELLTPGGITLDDAKAVARLAEGAGADAVSVSAYAMTSSGVAFTEAPLVQKPGAFLQWTAAIKQCVSIPVIAVGRIEPETGDAAIAAGQCDFIAMGRKLLADPQLPNKLQAGELQAIRPCIYCYVCVSQIFINERVKCAVNPQTGHESERVITPVAAPQHVAVIGGGPAGLEAARVAALRGHRVTLLERSDRLGGTLFFAALAYPENGRLLDNLLYQVRQLPIDVRMGSTVDAALLRDLGVDQVIVATGAQRAAPGIPGAEQDHVWSGDELRRLMTGDRAEEIARRKLSLTQRTLMKAGNLIGVTDSTDAMQKLSRVWMPLGKRVIIVGGGLVGLELAEFLIARGRQVCVLENSGHLGRELAIVRRWRVLHGIRVHGGQLLTGVSVTAIDGNRVRYQTAEGEAAEVRGDSMVLASGATPDTRLSDALSSAGLKVVSIGDCQSLGYIEGAIAAGNRAGREA from the coding sequence ATGACAAAACTCTCCCACTTGCTTGCGCCTGGCCGCATCGGCCCCCTTCAACTGCGTAATCGCATCATCATGGCGCCCATGGGCTCCAACTTCGCCGAATCCGACGGGCACTGTGGCGAACGTATCCAGGCCTACTACGAAGCACGTGCCGAAGGCGGTGCCGGGCTATTGATCATGGGGGTGTGCGCCGTCGCCTTCCCGGCCGGTACCGCCGAGCCGTACCAGGTCGGTGTCTCTTCTGATGAATTCATCCCGGGCCTTGCCCAACTGGCTGAACGCGTGCACAGGCACGGTACAAAGATCGCCATGCAGCTGCAGCACGCCGGCAAGAACGCCATACGGGACATGGCTGCGGGCCGGCCACTGTGGGTGCCGTCGTTGCCCCCGGCCAGTACCTCCGACATGATGCAGGTCTTGACCCCGGAAGAACTCGCCTCCTTTGTCAGCGCCGTACGCGGTCGCAAAGGCAGGATCGAGATGCGGGTGATGGACCAGGACGACATCGCACAGATGGTCGAATGGTTCGCAGCCGCTGCCGAGCGTGCACATCGCGCCGGGTTCGACGGTGTGGAAATCCATGCCGCGCACAACTACATCATCGCCGGCTTTTTATCGCCGTATTACAACCGCCGTGAAGACGCATACGGTGGCACAGTGGAAAACCGTGCGCGCTTGCTGCTTGAGGTCCTGGCCGCCATACGCACGCGGGTTGGCACCGGCTTTGGCGTCTGGCTGCGGCTGGATGCCGAAGAACTGCTGACCCCCGGTGGCATCACCCTCGACGATGCCAAGGCGGTTGCTCGCCTGGCTGAGGGCGCCGGCGCCGATGCAGTCAGTGTCTCGGCCTACGCCATGACCAGTAGCGGCGTGGCCTTTACCGAAGCGCCGCTGGTGCAAAAGCCCGGGGCTTTTCTCCAATGGACAGCGGCCATCAAGCAATGCGTAAGCATTCCGGTGATTGCCGTCGGGCGTATCGAACCAGAAACCGGCGACGCCGCGATTGCCGCCGGCCAGTGTGATTTCATCGCCATGGGCCGCAAGTTGCTGGCCGACCCACAATTGCCCAACAAACTGCAGGCCGGTGAGCTGCAGGCCATTCGACCGTGCATTTACTGCTACGTGTGTGTCAGCCAGATCTTTATCAACGAGCGGGTCAAATGCGCGGTCAACCCGCAAACCGGGCATGAAAGCGAGCGCGTCATCACTCCGGTTGCAGCCCCGCAACATGTGGCGGTGATCGGCGGTGGCCCGGCGGGCCTGGAAGCCGCGCGCGTGGCGGCCTTGCGCGGCCATCGCGTGACGCTGCTCGAGCGCAGTGACCGCCTGGGCGGCACCCTGTTCTTTGCTGCCCTCGCCTACCCCGAAAACGGACGCCTGCTCGACAACCTGCTGTACCAGGTGCGGCAACTGCCCATCGATGTACGCATGGGCAGTACGGTGGATGCAGCCTTGCTGCGCGACCTGGGCGTCGATCAAGTGATTGTGGCCACCGGCGCACAGCGCGCCGCACCGGGCATCCCAGGCGCCGAGCAGGATCATGTCTGGAGTGGTGATGAACTGCGCCGGCTGATGACCGGCGACCGTGCCGAAGAGATCGCCCGGCGCAAGCTGTCGCTGACGCAACGCACCCTGATGAAGGCCGGCAACCTGATCGGCGTCACCGACAGCACCGACGCCATGCAAAAGCTGTCACGCGTGTGGATGCCCCTGGGCAAACGCGTGATCATTGTCGGCGGTGGGCTGGTGGGGCTGGAACTGGCGGAGTTCCTGATTGCACGTGGGCGTCAGGTGTGTGTGCTGGAAAACAGCGGCCACCTGGGCCGGGAACTGGCGATTGTGCGGCGTTGGCGGGTGCTGCATGGCATCCGTGTGCACGGTGGGCAGCTGCTGACCGGGGTGAGCGTTACCGCCATCGACGGTAACCGCGTGCGCTATCAGACAGCCGAAGGTGAAGCTGCCGAGGTGCGCGGTGATTCGATGGTGCTGGCCAGTGGTGCGACGCCTGATACCCGCCTGAGCGATGCACTGAGCAGTGCCGGGTTGAAGGTCGTCAGCATTGGTGACTGTCAGAGCCTGGGTTACATCGAAGGCGCCATCGCCGCCGGCAATCGCGCTGGGCGAGAAGCCTGA
- a CDS encoding alpha/beta fold hydrolase produces the protein MSEQDLPLPIGHFVTLDNGLRLHYLDEGSGPVVVWLHGSGPGASGYSNFKGNYPDFVAAGFRNLVIDLPGFGRSDKPDNVQYNLDFFVNAVSGLLKALEVQRCTLLGNSLGGAIAIGLGLAEPQLLDKLILMAPGGVEERETYFKKIGIQRMVELFNAGPLDIDKMRQIMSLQLFDASQLPDSLLAERVAVAKYQPHCLFSTMMVPNMTERLEELRVPILGFWGTNDNFNPVGGAMKVLDNAPDARFILLNRCGHWVQVEHRELFNRSCLEFLRQA, from the coding sequence CTGCGCCTGCATTACCTCGACGAAGGGAGCGGCCCCGTCGTGGTGTGGTTGCATGGCAGTGGCCCGGGCGCCAGTGGCTACAGCAACTTCAAGGGCAACTACCCCGACTTCGTTGCGGCCGGCTTTCGTAACCTGGTGATCGACCTGCCCGGCTTCGGCCGTTCGGACAAGCCCGACAACGTCCAGTACAACCTGGATTTCTTCGTCAACGCCGTGTCCGGCTTGCTCAAGGCCCTTGAAGTGCAACGTTGTACCCTGCTCGGCAATTCCCTGGGTGGCGCCATCGCCATTGGCCTGGGGCTGGCCGAACCGCAATTGCTCGACAAGCTGATCCTGATGGCCCCGGGCGGTGTCGAAGAGCGCGAAACCTACTTCAAGAAGATCGGTATTCAGCGCATGGTCGAGCTGTTCAATGCCGGCCCGCTCGACATCGACAAAATGCGCCAGATCATGAGCCTGCAGCTGTTCGATGCCTCGCAACTGCCCGACAGCCTGCTGGCCGAACGCGTTGCCGTGGCCAAATACCAGCCGCACTGCCTGTTCTCGACCATGATGGTGCCGAACATGACCGAGCGCCTCGAGGAGCTGCGGGTACCGATTCTGGGGTTCTGGGGCACCAACGACAACTTCAACCCGGTCGGTGGCGCGATGAAAGTGCTCGACAACGCCCCTGACGCCCGCTTTATTCTGCTCAATCGCTGTGGACATTGGGTTCAGGTGGAGCACCGTGAGTTGTTCAACCGTTCCTGCCTCGAGTTCCTGCGCCAAGCCTAG
- a CDS encoding DUF1329 domain-containing protein — protein MKITTKGVMFVAAVAANVGLQGNALAQVSPEEAAKLGKELTCVGAEKAGNAEGTIPPYTGKYLGEVPGWNHVKFSGDQPVDPYANEKPILVITAQNMGQYESHLTEGQKALLKRYPTSYKMNIYPGHRDFRYPDYVCERAMKNALSAKLVDDGMGIEGIGQVPFPIPKNGMELLWNHQLPARAYTEEKVSDLASVLPNGSIGWGRAYARNLSQANSPTVEPKTEGQIQAMSWNTTLKPVRDNGVVSISQEPYNFLANPRQAWSYSPSTRRVRQLPGYGYDQPMIGTNGTMTVDEDRLYNGSPERFNWTLIGKREVYVPANAFKPNTGDIKYADMLTPNHPNPDYMRYELRRVWVLEAKLKEGYRHVYGKRVLFIDEDTWNAVVSDNYDSRGALWKHAMINYYYHPDMSAWQAGSQFFMDLNSGQYTGYAMTNESKKGPILNEAKFTPDMYTADAARAMGR, from the coding sequence ATGAAAATAACAACAAAAGGCGTGATGTTCGTAGCTGCAGTGGCCGCCAATGTCGGCCTGCAAGGCAACGCACTTGCGCAAGTGTCGCCTGAAGAGGCTGCCAAACTCGGCAAGGAACTGACCTGTGTCGGTGCCGAGAAAGCCGGTAATGCCGAGGGTACCATTCCGCCCTACACCGGCAAGTACCTTGGCGAAGTGCCGGGCTGGAACCATGTGAAGTTCTCTGGCGATCAACCGGTCGACCCTTACGCCAACGAAAAGCCCATCCTGGTGATCACCGCGCAGAACATGGGCCAGTACGAGAGCCATTTGACCGAAGGCCAGAAGGCCCTGCTCAAGCGCTATCCCACCAGCTACAAAATGAACATCTACCCGGGCCATCGGGACTTTCGTTACCCGGACTACGTCTGCGAGCGGGCGATGAAGAACGCCTTGAGCGCCAAGCTGGTCGACGACGGCATGGGCATCGAGGGGATTGGCCAAGTCCCGTTCCCGATTCCGAAAAACGGCATGGAACTGCTGTGGAATCACCAGTTGCCGGCACGGGCCTACACCGAAGAAAAGGTCAGCGACCTGGCTTCGGTGTTGCCAAACGGCAGCATCGGCTGGGGCCGCGCCTATGCGCGCAACCTCTCGCAAGCCAACTCACCGACCGTCGAGCCAAAAACCGAAGGCCAGATACAAGCCATGAGCTGGAACACCACCTTGAAGCCGGTGCGCGACAACGGTGTGGTGAGTATTTCGCAAGAGCCCTATAACTTCCTCGCCAACCCTCGCCAGGCCTGGAGCTACAGCCCGTCTACCCGGCGTGTGCGGCAACTGCCTGGCTACGGGTACGATCAGCCGATGATCGGCACCAACGGGACCATGACGGTTGACGAAGACCGTCTTTACAACGGTTCGCCCGAGCGCTTCAACTGGACGCTGATCGGCAAGCGCGAAGTCTACGTGCCGGCCAACGCCTTCAAACCCAATACCGGTGACATCAAGTACGCCGACATGCTTACCCCCAACCACCCCAACCCCGACTACATGCGCTACGAGCTGCGCCGTGTGTGGGTGCTTGAGGCCAAGCTGAAAGAAGGCTACCGCCATGTATACGGCAAGCGTGTGCTGTTTATTGACGAAGACACCTGGAACGCGGTGGTTTCGGACAACTATGACAGCCGTGGTGCGTTGTGGAAGCACGCGATGATCAACTACTACTACCACCCGGACATGAGCGCCTGGCAGGCCGGTTCGCAGTTCTTCATGGACCTGAACTCGGGCCAGTACACCGGCTACGCCATGACCAACGAATCGAAGAAAGGACCGATTCTCAACGAAGCCAAATTCACCCCGGACATGTACACCGCCGATGCGGCGAGGGCGATGGGGCGGTAA
- a CDS encoding class I adenylate-forming enzyme family protein yields the protein MKLEQWRNAWQQLIGPGSPFEVVSSPNDGLRYFRHAPANLLEAIDAGRAHGDREFLVWEQQRLTFAGFFDQVDRLAAQLAQRFGVKQGDPVAIAMRNQPAWLVAFVAVQRCGAVCVPLNSWGLRDELFHGLQDSGAQVLVCDEQRLQLLTSDLLAQRLVSIVVGMPAGQALSANCQRFEDLIQGPLLALPAIEINPADPALILYTSGTTSRAKGVLSSHRAICQALAALEFQSAFCAVSSPERIQAVIASGLAPTNLMAVPLFHVSGLHAQFLLGLRSGRRLLLMYKWDVDKAFDLIRDERCTQFNGAPVMMQQLLGSPRFASTDSDSLYGLGLGGAVASSRLLAHISKRKPHAIGGSGYGLTESNGIGAAVGGDQFVYKPDSVGWPLPIVDVCIGPDPYSPLPAGRSGLIWLRSPTLMSAYWLLPEASAETLRDGWLDTGDIGHLDDEGFLYITDRAKDLINRAGEKISASEVESCICEMPGVTEAAAFALDDEELGERLALVLRSELQPAPTPEQVCAFIGQRLAAYKVPAEVHLRRDPLPRNASGKVIKAQLKESLVGA from the coding sequence ATGAAGCTGGAACAGTGGCGCAACGCCTGGCAGCAATTGATTGGCCCTGGTTCGCCGTTCGAGGTGGTGTCTTCGCCCAACGACGGCCTGCGGTATTTTCGCCATGCACCTGCGAACTTGCTCGAAGCCATCGATGCGGGCCGTGCGCACGGTGACCGTGAGTTTCTGGTGTGGGAGCAGCAACGGCTGACGTTCGCCGGCTTTTTCGATCAGGTCGACCGCCTGGCTGCGCAACTGGCGCAGCGCTTCGGGGTAAAGCAGGGTGATCCAGTGGCCATTGCCATGCGCAATCAGCCTGCCTGGCTGGTGGCCTTTGTCGCGGTGCAGCGTTGTGGCGCGGTGTGCGTGCCGTTGAACAGCTGGGGCCTGCGTGACGAATTGTTCCATGGCCTGCAAGACAGCGGTGCGCAGGTGCTGGTCTGTGACGAACAACGCCTGCAATTGCTGACCAGCGATCTGCTCGCACAGCGACTGGTCAGCATTGTGGTTGGCATGCCGGCGGGGCAAGCATTATCGGCCAACTGCCAGCGTTTCGAAGATCTGATCCAGGGGCCGCTGCTGGCGCTGCCGGCCATCGAGATCAATCCGGCTGACCCGGCGCTTATCCTCTATACCTCTGGCACCACCAGCCGGGCCAAGGGCGTGCTGTCCAGCCATCGGGCCATTTGCCAGGCACTGGCCGCGCTGGAGTTCCAGTCGGCGTTCTGCGCCGTGAGTTCGCCCGAGCGTATCCAGGCGGTAATCGCCAGCGGCTTGGCGCCGACCAACCTGATGGCGGTGCCGCTGTTCCATGTCAGTGGCCTGCACGCCCAGTTTTTGCTGGGGCTGCGCAGCGGCCGGCGCTTGTTGCTGATGTACAAATGGGACGTGGACAAAGCCTTCGACCTGATTCGCGACGAGCGCTGCACCCAGTTCAACGGCGCACCGGTAATGATGCAGCAATTGCTTGGCTCGCCGCGGTTTGCCAGCACCGACAGCGACAGCCTGTACGGCCTCGGCCTGGGCGGGGCGGTGGCTTCCAGCCGGCTGCTGGCGCACATCAGCAAGCGCAAGCCCCATGCGATTGGCGGCAGTGGCTATGGCTTGACCGAAAGCAACGGCATCGGTGCCGCGGTGGGCGGCGATCAGTTCGTCTACAAGCCCGACTCGGTGGGCTGGCCGCTGCCGATCGTAGATGTATGCATCGGCCCGGACCCGTACTCACCGCTACCCGCGGGGCGCAGCGGTTTGATCTGGCTACGTTCGCCGACCCTGATGAGCGCCTACTGGCTGTTGCCCGAAGCCAGTGCCGAGACCTTGCGCGACGGTTGGCTCGACACCGGTGATATTGGCCATCTGGACGACGAGGGCTTTCTGTACATCACCGACCGTGCCAAGGACCTGATCAACCGGGCGGGCGAGAAGATATCCGCCAGTGAAGTGGAGTCGTGTATCTGCGAAATGCCTGGCGTGACCGAGGCGGCCGCCTTTGCCCTGGACGATGAGGAACTGGGCGAGCGCCTGGCCCTGGTATTGCGCAGCGAACTGCAGCCAGCGCCTACCCCGGAGCAAGTGTGCGCCTTTATCGGCCAGCGCCTGGCGGCCTACAAGGTGCCAGCCGAGGTACACCTGCGCCGCGATCCGCTGCCGCGTAATGCGTCGGGCAAGGTGATCAAGGCGCAACTGAAGGAATCATTGGTCGGCGCCTGA
- a CDS encoding acyl-CoA dehydrogenase family protein — translation MFVDLTPEQHALRLKVRDYFQNLMTPELRQQMRGTEGGELFRRTIAQIGRDGWLAVGWPKAYGGQGYAATEQLIFFEEANIAGAPLPFVTISTVGPALMAHGSALQKEKFLPGIAAGEINFAIGYSEASAGSDLAVLKTTAREDADGFLVNGSKLWTSGADSADYIWLAARTDPEQARHKGISILILDTQAEGFSSTLIPTSGNPTAATYYDNVRVPRDMLVGELHGGWKLITAQLNHERLGLGAWSDKVVSLFSRVYLWARCADEQGQRATDHAWVRRDLAECYARLEAMRLINFRIAADLERDRVDVALASTTKVYGSESAIEILRKLSAIVGASGLTRAGSAAAYLLGELEYEVRASVNLTFGGGTNEIQRELIAQFGLGMPRTQR, via the coding sequence ATGTTCGTCGATCTCACCCCCGAACAGCATGCCCTGAGGCTAAAGGTCCGGGACTATTTCCAGAACCTGATGACCCCCGAGCTTCGCCAGCAGATGCGCGGCACCGAAGGCGGCGAGCTGTTTCGCCGCACCATCGCCCAGATTGGCCGTGACGGCTGGCTGGCGGTTGGCTGGCCGAAGGCCTATGGCGGCCAGGGTTACGCGGCCACCGAGCAATTGATCTTCTTCGAAGAAGCCAACATCGCTGGCGCACCGCTGCCGTTCGTGACCATCAGCACCGTTGGCCCGGCCCTCATGGCCCACGGCTCGGCGCTGCAAAAAGAAAAATTCCTGCCCGGTATCGCCGCCGGCGAGATCAACTTTGCCATCGGCTACTCCGAAGCCAGTGCCGGCAGCGACCTGGCCGTGCTGAAAACCACCGCGCGCGAAGACGCCGACGGCTTTTTGGTCAACGGCAGCAAACTGTGGACCTCGGGCGCCGACTCGGCCGACTACATCTGGTTGGCGGCACGTACCGACCCGGAGCAGGCGCGGCACAAGGGCATCTCGATCCTGATTCTCGATACCCAGGCCGAAGGCTTCTCCAGTACGCTGATTCCAACCTCCGGCAACCCCACGGCCGCCACGTATTACGATAACGTGCGGGTGCCGAGGGATATGCTGGTGGGCGAACTGCACGGTGGCTGGAAACTCATCACCGCACAGCTCAACCACGAGCGCCTGGGCCTGGGTGCCTGGTCGGACAAGGTCGTCAGCCTGTTCAGCCGGGTGTACCTGTGGGCACGTTGTGCCGATGAGCAAGGCCAGCGTGCTACCGACCACGCCTGGGTGCGCCGCGATCTGGCCGAGTGTTATGCCCGGCTCGAAGCCATGCGCCTGATCAACTTCCGTATTGCCGCCGACCTTGAGCGGGACCGCGTCGATGTCGCGCTGGCCTCGACCACCAAGGTCTACGGCTCGGAATCGGCGATCGAGATCCTGCGCAAGCTGTCGGCCATCGTCGGTGCCAGCGGCTTGACGCGGGCGGGCTCTGCGGCGGCTTATCTGCTCGGCGAGCTGGAGTATGAAGTGCGCGCCTCGGTGAACCTGACCTTCGGCGGTGGTACCAATGAAATCCAGCGCGAGTTGATTGCCCAGTTCGGCCTGGGCATGCCGCGCACGCAACGCTGA
- a CDS encoding acyl-CoA dehydrogenase family protein, translated as MSAIEQFRQATRQWLEANCPPSLRTPTPDGEIVWGGRQVDFPSEDARLWFERMRDKGWFCPQWPSEYGGGGLSAEYNAVLESELRRLKCRPAQINLGIWMLGPVLLEFGSEAQKQALLPPMCRGEVRWCQGFSEPNAGSDLASLKTSAVADGDDFVINDTKIWTSYGDKSDWMYALVRTDPKAPKHQGISLIVLDMKSPGVSVSPIDLISGKSAFCQVFFDNVRVPQSQLIGPLNGGWNLGKSLLQHERKAMSKFGEFSLPTHFHLLPLIERYLPDSQAPDDQALRARAQACAMNEQAYNLTVQRMGEEARAGLDISAIMAIMKLVHTEQERDKFEILLDALGYRALGVEGEPFSGQELAITRGWLNSYALTISGGSSEVQLNVIAKRVLNLPSA; from the coding sequence ATGAGCGCAATCGAGCAGTTCAGGCAAGCGACGCGCCAATGGCTGGAGGCCAATTGCCCGCCATCGCTGCGCACGCCCACCCCCGACGGCGAAATCGTCTGGGGTGGCCGTCAAGTAGACTTTCCCAGCGAAGACGCCCGGCTCTGGTTCGAGCGTATGCGTGACAAAGGCTGGTTCTGCCCGCAATGGCCCAGCGAATACGGCGGGGGCGGGTTGAGCGCCGAGTACAACGCGGTGCTGGAAAGCGAGCTGCGCCGGCTAAAGTGTCGGCCCGCGCAGATCAACCTGGGTATCTGGATGCTTGGCCCGGTGCTGTTGGAGTTCGGTAGCGAAGCGCAGAAACAGGCGCTGCTGCCACCGATGTGTCGTGGTGAGGTGCGCTGGTGCCAAGGCTTCTCCGAACCCAATGCTGGTTCCGACCTCGCCAGCCTGAAAACCTCGGCGGTGGCCGATGGCGATGACTTCGTGATCAACGACACCAAGATCTGGACTTCCTATGGCGACAAGTCCGACTGGATGTACGCCTTAGTGCGCACTGATCCGAAAGCGCCCAAGCACCAGGGGATCAGCCTGATCGTGCTGGACATGAAAAGCCCTGGGGTGAGTGTTTCACCGATTGACCTGATCAGCGGCAAATCGGCTTTCTGCCAGGTATTCTTCGATAACGTGCGCGTTCCGCAAAGCCAGTTGATCGGGCCGCTCAACGGTGGCTGGAACCTGGGCAAGAGCCTGCTGCAGCACGAGCGCAAGGCCATGTCCAAGTTCGGCGAGTTCAGCCTGCCCACGCACTTTCACCTGCTGCCGTTGATCGAACGCTACCTGCCCGACAGCCAGGCGCCTGACGACCAGGCCCTGCGTGCTCGGGCCCAGGCCTGCGCGATGAATGAACAGGCCTACAACCTCACCGTGCAGCGCATGGGCGAGGAGGCCCGGGCTGGCCTGGATATCAGCGCGATCATGGCCATCATGAAACTGGTGCATACCGAGCAGGAACGCGACAAGTTCGAGATTCTCCTCGATGCCCTTGGCTACCGCGCGCTGGGCGTTGAAGGCGAGCCGTTCAGCGGCCAGGAACTGGCGATTACCCGAGGCTGGCTCAACAGCTATGCCCTGACCATTTCCGGCGGTTCGTCGGAGGTGCAGTTGAATGTCATCGCAAAGCGGGTCTTGAACCTGCCCAGTGCTTGA